From one Felis catus isolate Fca126 chromosome E2, F.catus_Fca126_mat1.0, whole genome shotgun sequence genomic stretch:
- the LOC102899111 gene encoding immunoglobulin alpha-2 heavy chain-like isoform X1 yields the protein MASPPKLPSRVPASWRGWALCVWLLRSVSGAPEVLQPSLFQPRSSVVSGRGNPQIWCVVQGSPARAHVLSWYQQLKGSGPTFLLSQREGAPPSYGFGVNPRFLAEMDPAQNAALLTVGNASPADEGTYYCAIWFSGQYVFGEGTRLLYQAKRQPLALQPPELSLFIPAYGPPFHVLCVALGHNPDPLRVSWVLEGQYLEEEDSTGGAGDPMVSWLQLPQEVAGMSVTCRGLHQSGVLEVVLPLPWGRGHRRTLEVENANKSGHILLVELEQILIATTYCYLGLLGASLIYGLILAALWRNRCCWAHPTEPLPRGGQGAAPGSRAQVGRRCTPAAAPEHKWPSPRGFHVLRGAAHAPDPPSLLRPASS from the exons gtgccccagaagtccTCCAGCCCTCTCTGTTCCAGCCTCGGTCTTCTGTGGTGAGTGGACGAGGCAATCCACAGATCTGGTGTGTGGTGCAGGGAAGCCCTGCCAGGGCTCATGTCTTATCTTGGTACCAGCAGTTGAAGGGGAGTGGCCCCACCTTCCTGCTGAGTCAGCGAGAAGGGGCTCCCCCCAGCTATGGTTTTGGTGTGAATCCTCGCTTTCTGGCAGAGATGGACCCAGCCCAGAATGCTGCGCTCCTGACCGTGGGCAATGCCAGCCCTGCTGATGAGGGCACCTACTACTGTGCCATATGGTTTTCAGGCcagtatgtctttggagaaggtACCCGACTGCTCTATCAGG CTAAGAGGCAACCCCTGGCTCTGCAGCCACCTGAGCTGAGCCTGTTCATCCCAGCCTACGGCCCTCCCTTCCATGTACTTTGTGTGGCCCTAGGACATAACCCTGACCCTCTGAGGGTGTCCTGGGTCCTGGAAGGCCAATACCTGGAGGAAGAGGACTCCACTGGGGGAGCTGGGGATCCCATGGTCAGCTGGCTGCAGCTGCCTCAGGAGGTGGCAGGAATGTCTGTGACTTGCCGAGGCTTGCACCAGAGTGGAGTCTTAGAAGTCgtgctgcccctgccctggggccGAG GGCACAGGAGAACGCTGGAAGTGGAGAATGCGAACAAGAGTGGACACATTCTTCTAG TGGAGCTGGAGCAGATCCTCATTGCCACCACCTACTGCTACCTGGGACTGCTGGGCGCATCTCTCATCTACGGCCTCATCCTGGCTGCTCTCTGGAGGAATCGCTGTTGTTGGGCCCACCCTACGGAGCCACTCCCCAGAGGGGGTCAAGGAGCGGCCCCCGGTTCCAGGGCGCAGGTGGGCAGGAGGTGCACTCCTGCCGCGGCCCCGGAGCACAAGTGGCCGAGCCCCAGGGGCTTCCATGTCCTCCGAGGGGCTGCCCATGCCCCGGACCCTCCCTCCTTGCTCCGGCCGGCTTCCTCCTAG
- the LOC102899111 gene encoding uncharacterized protein LOC102899111 isoform X2 has product MASPPKLPSRVPASWRGWALCVWLLRSVSEMDPAQNAALLTVGNASPADEGTYYCAIWFSGQYVFGEGTRLLYQAKRQPLALQPPELSLFIPAYGPPFHVLCVALGHNPDPLRVSWVLEGQYLEEEDSTGGAGDPMVSWLQLPQEVAGMSVTCRGLHQSGVLEVVLPLPWGRGHRRTLEVENANKSGHILLVELEQILIATTYCYLGLLGASLIYGLILAALWRNRCCWAHPTEPLPRGGQGAAPGSRAQVGRRCTPAAAPEHKWPSPRGFHVLRGAAHAPDPPSLLRPASS; this is encoded by the exons AGATGGACCCAGCCCAGAATGCTGCGCTCCTGACCGTGGGCAATGCCAGCCCTGCTGATGAGGGCACCTACTACTGTGCCATATGGTTTTCAGGCcagtatgtctttggagaaggtACCCGACTGCTCTATCAGG CTAAGAGGCAACCCCTGGCTCTGCAGCCACCTGAGCTGAGCCTGTTCATCCCAGCCTACGGCCCTCCCTTCCATGTACTTTGTGTGGCCCTAGGACATAACCCTGACCCTCTGAGGGTGTCCTGGGTCCTGGAAGGCCAATACCTGGAGGAAGAGGACTCCACTGGGGGAGCTGGGGATCCCATGGTCAGCTGGCTGCAGCTGCCTCAGGAGGTGGCAGGAATGTCTGTGACTTGCCGAGGCTTGCACCAGAGTGGAGTCTTAGAAGTCgtgctgcccctgccctggggccGAG GGCACAGGAGAACGCTGGAAGTGGAGAATGCGAACAAGAGTGGACACATTCTTCTAG TGGAGCTGGAGCAGATCCTCATTGCCACCACCTACTGCTACCTGGGACTGCTGGGCGCATCTCTCATCTACGGCCTCATCCTGGCTGCTCTCTGGAGGAATCGCTGTTGTTGGGCCCACCCTACGGAGCCACTCCCCAGAGGGGGTCAAGGAGCGGCCCCCGGTTCCAGGGCGCAGGTGGGCAGGAGGTGCACTCCTGCCGCGGCCCCGGAGCACAAGTGGCCGAGCCCCAGGGGCTTCCATGTCCTCCGAGGGGCTGCCCATGCCCCGGACCCTCCCTCCTTGCTCCGGCCGGCTTCCTCCTAG